One Jeotgalicoccus saudimassiliensis DNA window includes the following coding sequences:
- a CDS encoding ATP-binding cassette domain-containing protein, with protein MSHIRVHGANQNNLKNVSVDIPKHRLTVFTGRSGSGKSSLVFSVLAAESERLLNETYSSYIQHQLTQYEKPDVDRIENLPVAMVINQKKLGGNSRSTVGTISDIYSSVRLLWSRIGTPFVGYSNVFSFNNPSGMCERCHGLGYVEDIDLNELLDFDRSLNEDAINFPSFRPDSWRGKRYLYSGLFDNDKKLKDYTTEEMDTFLYTKPRKIKNPPDNWPRTAKFEGLIHRFRRSFLLNDNFEKKRFRKDVERVVTNRKCPDCKGKRLNDKVLSCKINGFSIADFTSLSVDDAIEFLTQLDDEKAKFIVKPLLEQMKALAYIGLNYLTLDRETPTLSGGESQRIKLIRHLNSPLTDLVYIIDEPSVGLHPEDIEKINEIMRSIRDKGNTVLIVEHDPDVIHIADHVIDIGPGAGQHGGEIIFNGTYEELMQTDTPTSTALNRQHKLKQSPRKPKAFIGLNNITRNNLKDVSVDIPKGVLSVVTGVAGSGKSTLIKTGFSKSEEAVFIDQKSVQATNRSNLLTYMDLFDEVRTFFSKQTGLKKSMFSYNSEGACSECNGKGVIKTELAFMADFSQICEVCNGTRYKKEVLDATVNGYSIANVLALTVEEGAELFKNNGIVASRLKNLEATGLHYMTLGQSLDTLSGGEIQRLKLSRYLDSDAQNKVFIFDEPTTGLHEDDIPALLSCFEQLIEQNNTVILIEHNLTMMTHADWFIDVGPGPGMKGGKILYSGKPNGLIDVKESVTANHLKRYTKK; from the coding sequence ATGTCACATATACGCGTTCATGGTGCAAATCAAAACAACTTAAAAAATGTGAGTGTTGATATTCCAAAACACCGCCTGACGGTCTTTACCGGGCGCTCGGGTTCAGGCAAGTCTTCACTCGTGTTCAGCGTGCTGGCTGCCGAATCGGAGCGGCTGTTAAATGAAACATACTCAAGCTACATTCAGCATCAGCTGACACAATACGAGAAGCCCGATGTGGACCGTATTGAAAATCTGCCGGTCGCAATGGTAATCAATCAGAAAAAGCTCGGCGGAAATTCACGGTCCACAGTTGGAACAATTTCCGATATCTACTCGTCAGTCCGTTTATTATGGTCACGCATCGGCACACCGTTTGTTGGCTATTCCAATGTCTTTTCATTTAATAACCCTAGCGGTATGTGCGAACGCTGCCACGGACTCGGCTATGTTGAAGATATCGATTTAAATGAACTGCTCGATTTTGACAGATCCTTAAACGAAGATGCCATTAATTTTCCGTCATTCAGACCCGACAGCTGGAGAGGCAAGCGCTATTTATACAGCGGTCTGTTTGATAATGATAAAAAGCTGAAGGATTATACGACAGAGGAAATGGATACGTTCCTGTATACAAAACCGAGAAAAATTAAAAATCCGCCGGATAACTGGCCGCGTACAGCTAAGTTTGAAGGATTGATTCACCGCTTCCGCCGTTCATTTCTGTTAAATGACAACTTCGAAAAGAAACGTTTCCGAAAAGATGTTGAACGCGTTGTGACGAACCGGAAATGTCCGGACTGCAAAGGTAAACGCCTCAATGATAAAGTGCTGAGCTGTAAAATCAACGGATTCAGTATCGCTGATTTTACGTCATTATCCGTCGATGATGCGATTGAGTTTCTAACACAGCTTGATGACGAGAAGGCGAAGTTTATCGTTAAGCCGCTGCTCGAACAAATGAAGGCTCTCGCGTATATCGGTTTAAATTATTTAACTCTGGACCGTGAGACACCGACACTGTCCGGCGGGGAATCCCAGCGCATTAAACTGATCCGTCATCTGAACAGTCCGCTGACAGATCTCGTTTATATTATCGATGAGCCGAGTGTCGGACTCCATCCTGAAGATATTGAAAAAATAAATGAAATTATGCGCTCCATTCGTGACAAAGGCAACACCGTGCTGATTGTCGAACATGATCCGGACGTCATTCATATCGCAGACCACGTTATCGATATCGGTCCCGGTGCCGGACAGCACGGCGGGGAAATTATTTTTAACGGCACATATGAAGAACTGATGCAGACAGATACCCCGACAAGTACAGCATTGAACAGACAACACAAGCTGAAACAGAGTCCCCGTAAACCGAAGGCATTTATCGGACTTAACAACATTACAAGAAACAACTTAAAAGATGTTTCTGTCGATATCCCGAAAGGGGTGTTGTCAGTCGTTACCGGAGTCGCAGGATCAGGTAAAAGCACACTGATTAAAACAGGTTTTTCCAAGTCGGAAGAGGCGGTCTTTATCGACCAGAAATCCGTACAGGCAACGAACCGTTCAAATCTGCTGACGTATATGGACTTGTTTGATGAGGTCCGGACTTTCTTCAGCAAACAGACCGGGTTAAAAAAGAGTATGTTCAGTTATAACTCCGAAGGGGCATGTTCTGAATGTAACGGTAAAGGCGTTATTAAGACGGAACTTGCCTTTATGGCGGACTTTTCACAGATCTGTGAAGTGTGTAACGGTACGCGTTATAAAAAAGAAGTACTTGATGCAACAGTGAACGGCTACTCAATCGCAAATGTACTGGCGCTTACTGTGGAGGAAGGTGCGGAACTGTTTAAAAATAACGGAATCGTTGCTTCACGGCTTAAAAACCTGGAGGCAACAGGACTGCATTATATGACGCTTGGCCAGTCCCTCGATACTTTGTCCGGCGGGGAAATACAGCGCTTAAAACTCAGCCGTTATTTAGACAGCGATGCACAGAATAAAGTATTCATTTTTGACGAGCCGACAACGGGACTGCACGAAGATGATATACCTGCACTGTTGTCGTGTTTCGAACAGCTGATTGAACAGAATAACACCGTTATTCTTATAGAACATAACCTGACGATGATGACCCATGCGGACTGGTTTATCGATGTCGGTCCGGGTCCCGGAATGAAAGGCGGTAAAATTTTATACAGCGGCAAACCAAACGGACTGATCGATGTGAAGGAGTCCGTAACGGCAAATCATCTGAAGCGTTACACCAAGAAATAA
- a CDS encoding DMT family transporter yields MNQKRQIIIYSLIFTIMVLWGINIVILKVLVTELPPATMTAFRVMLAGITTMTILILSSSIRKITGYEWKYMLLGMVFGVILHHALLAISLTMIDASSAALILALVPLTTAVMAVIFLGEKLTPARTLGILIALTGVFFIQDESFTSFTFSLGEILIFISMFTQALSFIFIRKVTMTLSPTQTTAMMFLTGSLGLVIVSFIVEPGGIKEMFSAEPYVYVLFVLSGIIVTGFGYMVYNSAIKEIGAGQTVIFNNFVPFFGVIFSMIFLNETITNAQIAGFVLVVIGVLFGTGYIEYTWRKRNKKNEF; encoded by the coding sequence GTGAATCAGAAAAGACAGATAATCATCTATTCATTAATCTTTACAATAATGGTTTTATGGGGAATTAATATTGTGATTCTTAAAGTACTCGTAACAGAGCTGCCTCCGGCGACGATGACAGCTTTCCGGGTGATGCTCGCCGGGATTACGACGATGACCATTTTAATACTGTCGAGTTCGATACGGAAAATAACGGGTTACGAATGGAAGTACATGCTTCTCGGAATGGTTTTCGGTGTGATACTCCACCACGCTTTGCTCGCGATATCTCTGACGATGATCGATGCTTCGAGTGCAGCATTGATTCTGGCACTTGTGCCGTTAACAACGGCAGTAATGGCAGTTATATTTCTCGGTGAAAAACTGACGCCGGCAAGGACGCTCGGTATCCTGATTGCACTGACAGGTGTGTTTTTCATTCAGGATGAATCGTTTACAAGTTTTACTTTTTCGCTGGGTGAGATCCTGATATTTATATCGATGTTTACGCAGGCATTAAGTTTTATTTTTATAAGAAAAGTTACGATGACGCTGAGTCCGACTCAAACGACGGCCATGATGTTTTTAACGGGATCTCTCGGTCTGGTCATTGTAAGTTTTATAGTTGAGCCCGGCGGAATTAAGGAAATGTTTTCGGCTGAACCGTATGTGTATGTACTGTTTGTATTGTCCGGTATTATCGTCACCGGCTTCGGCTACATGGTTTATAATTCCGCTATTAAAGAAATCGGTGCAGGACAGACGGTTATTTTTAATAACTTCGTTCCGTTTTTCGGCGTTATCTTTTCGATGATCTTTTTAAATGAAACGATTACGAATGCGCAAATAGCGGGATTTGTTCTCGTAGTAATCGGCGTCTTGTTCGGGACAGGTTATATTGAATATACGTGGCGTAAGCGCAATAAAAAGAATGAGTTTTAA
- a CDS encoding MutS-related protein, protein MIVIQTLYILIIVMFLIMIVSLIIKILEQFKLKKDVKDLWNRKQKYENRQEYYIHHHNYFVNMMENEDTDHRHVVDDETWKDLDMARLLEKMNYTFTTIGAENLYAALRNAHETDSIDEELIIKIKNDEEFRRDISYRMAELGRSGNTNTSKFMYEFRPVRKYNPLLLLCSIMPIAGALLFFVNPYISLLLILTGFSLNAYFSTKHKSTTGLDYTDIFYAINIIVTAGRLNKKYNSKGLKRLSILSPLFVNDDSAKEMNVGVQMFAAFKLMFLIDYHLFHIAHGSLRKNYDLYKAGWRYTADLDLHYSLAMWRETLPYYTTPASEKYLVTEGLYHPLVESAVDNDFSFNNDILLTGSNAAGKSTFMKALGVNVILSNGLNTSTASTFKYTPGKVTSSMEITDSVIEGDSYFISEVKSLKRIVEEIEDFEGRVYCIIDEIFKGTNTIERLAAGESFLRYLHDQKNVDLIAATHDMELTNLLNGELDFYHFSETLIDDDIEFDYKIKPGIATSSNAIELLRLYGFPEAVYKNARSKVSGTI, encoded by the coding sequence GTGATTGTCATTCAGACGTTGTATATCCTAATTATTGTCATGTTTTTAATCATGATTGTTTCACTGATCATAAAGATTCTTGAACAATTTAAACTGAAGAAGGATGTAAAGGATTTATGGAACAGAAAACAAAAGTATGAAAACAGACAGGAGTACTATATTCATCATCATAATTATTTCGTAAATATGATGGAAAATGAAGATACGGACCATCGTCATGTGGTTGATGATGAAACGTGGAAAGATCTGGATATGGCCAGACTGCTCGAGAAAATGAATTATACATTTACGACAATCGGAGCCGAAAATCTGTACGCCGCCCTGCGCAATGCACATGAAACAGACAGCATTGATGAAGAGCTGATTATTAAAATAAAAAATGATGAAGAATTCAGAAGAGATATATCATACCGGATGGCGGAGCTCGGCAGATCCGGCAATACAAACACAAGTAAATTTATGTACGAATTTAGACCGGTGAGAAAATATAATCCGCTGCTGCTCCTTTGTTCGATTATGCCGATTGCCGGTGCACTGCTCTTTTTCGTAAATCCGTATATATCACTGTTGTTAATTCTGACGGGTTTCAGCCTTAATGCATATTTTTCAACTAAGCATAAAAGTACAACAGGACTGGATTACACAGATATATTCTATGCGATTAATATTATTGTGACTGCGGGCCGACTGAACAAAAAATATAACAGTAAAGGACTGAAGCGGCTGTCAATTTTAAGTCCACTGTTTGTAAATGATGACAGTGCAAAAGAAATGAATGTCGGCGTTCAGATGTTTGCAGCTTTCAAGCTGATGTTTCTGATTGATTATCATCTGTTTCACATTGCTCACGGTTCACTCAGAAAAAATTATGATTTATATAAAGCGGGCTGGCGTTATACGGCTGATTTGGATCTGCATTACAGTCTCGCTATGTGGCGGGAAACACTGCCCTATTACACGACACCGGCTTCAGAAAAATATTTAGTAACGGAAGGCCTGTATCATCCGCTGGTAGAAAGTGCAGTGGATAATGATTTCAGTTTCAATAACGATATACTGCTTACCGGTTCCAATGCCGCCGGGAAATCAACATTTATGAAAGCTCTTGGTGTGAATGTGATATTGAGTAACGGGCTGAATACGTCAACCGCTTCAACATTTAAATACACTCCGGGGAAAGTAACATCATCGATGGAAATTACGGACAGCGTGATTGAAGGGGACAGTTACTTCATCAGTGAGGTGAAATCTTTAAAACGTATTGTCGAAGAGATAGAAGACTTTGAGGGCAGAGTGTACTGTATTATCGATGAAATTTTCAAAGGTACAAATACGATTGAAAGACTGGCTGCAGGAGAATCATTTTTACGTTATCTGCACGACCAGAAAAATGTGGATTTAATTGCTGCCACTCACGATATGGAACTGACAAATCTTCTGAACGGTGAACTCGATTTCTATCATTTCAGTGAAACACTTATTGATGATGATATTGAATTTGATTACAAAATTAAACCTGGTATTGCGACGAGTTCGAATGCTATTGAGCTGTTACGATTATACGGATTTCCTGAAGCTGTTTATAAAAATGCCAGGAGTAAAGTGTCAGGAACTATATAA
- a CDS encoding DUF554 domain-containing protein produces MALFGTIVDALAIILGSIIGLFWRNIKENMKSTILQALSITVLVIGIDMALESGDILIIVVASLALGSMLGEKWDIEDKMNHFGIWLETKTGATEGGAAAAFVTATLVYVVGAVSIIGALDSGLRNDHTVLLTKALIDGVLAIFLTSTMGIGIMFSAISVLLFQGTIALSASQINRFIQPDLMDHIIIAITGTGGVMIIAIGIRLLGLMNIRVANMLPALLFAVLFIVIQYYWETISLFFVQMF; encoded by the coding sequence ATGGCGCTGTTTGGAACTATCGTAGATGCTCTTGCTATTATTTTGGGCAGCATCATCGGTCTTTTTTGGAGAAATATTAAAGAGAATATGAAATCTACTATTCTTCAGGCACTATCTATTACAGTACTGGTTATCGGGATTGATATGGCACTCGAGTCAGGGGATATACTGATTATAGTTGTTGCCAGTCTCGCGCTCGGCTCCATGCTCGGTGAAAAGTGGGATATTGAAGATAAGATGAACCATTTCGGTATATGGCTTGAAACGAAAACAGGGGCAACAGAAGGCGGTGCTGCTGCTGCATTCGTAACCGCGACACTCGTTTACGTCGTCGGTGCAGTCAGTATCATCGGTGCACTCGACAGCGGTCTCAGAAATGATCACACCGTGTTATTAACGAAAGCATTAATCGACGGCGTGCTTGCTATTTTCCTGACATCCACGATGGGAATCGGCATTATGTTTTCAGCAATTTCCGTATTACTGTTCCAGGGTACAATTGCGCTGTCAGCATCCCAGATTAACCGTTTCATTCAGCCTGATCTGATGGATCATATTATTATCGCAATTACCGGTACAGGTGGAGTAATGATTATTGCCATCGGTATCCGGCTCCTCGGTCTAATGAATATAAGAGTAGCGAATATGCTGCCGGCACTGTTATTTGCTGTACTGTTTATAGTCATTCAGTATTACTGGGAAACAATCAGCTTATTCTTTGTACAAATGTTCTAG
- a CDS encoding NUDIX hydrolase yields the protein MEEELLNIFDAQGNLTGTASRTSAHQLGLWHETFHCWFVSKERGRKYVHFQLRSPDKKDFPNQLDITAAGHLSSDEDVNDGVREIKEELGIELTPDDLTYTGTVRDEIIIGNFIDKELCHVFLYNIPENTVPDYVFMDNEVSGVFKIELSAFEELWSEEADSITVNDIQISKTDFVPHENSYINAVIASIKQHT from the coding sequence ATGGAAGAAGAACTGCTTAATATATTTGACGCACAGGGCAATTTAACAGGTACAGCGTCCCGTACCTCCGCTCATCAGCTGGGGCTGTGGCACGAAACGTTTCACTGCTGGTTCGTCAGTAAAGAACGCGGACGGAAATATGTCCATTTCCAGCTTCGCAGTCCGGATAAAAAAGATTTTCCAAATCAGCTGGATATAACCGCGGCCGGCCATTTAAGCTCCGATGAAGACGTTAATGACGGCGTCCGGGAAATTAAAGAAGAACTCGGTATTGAACTGACTCCGGATGATTTAACTTACACCGGTACAGTACGTGACGAAATTATCATCGGTAATTTTATCGACAAAGAATTATGTCATGTGTTTTTATATAACATTCCGGAAAATACCGTACCTGATTACGTGTTTATGGATAATGAAGTATCCGGCGTATTTAAAATTGAGCTGTCTGCATTTGAAGAACTGTGGTCTGAAGAAGCAGACTCAATCACTGTTAACGATATACAGATCAGCAAAACTGATTTTGTACCACATGAAAACAGTTATATAAATGCTGTTATAGCAAGCATTAAGCAGCATACTTAA
- a CDS encoding methionine ABC transporter ATP-binding protein has protein sequence MIEFIGVDKTYQGSDAEIHALDNINFKVDTGEIYGVVGYSGAGKSTLIRCVNQLERVSAGQVIVDDKDLTALTPAELRITKKRIGMIFQHFNLLNSKTIYTNVAMPLILNKTPKSEIKERVTELLEFVGLSDKASQYPDQLSGGQKQRVGIARALATNPSILLCDEATSALDPDTTESILKLLKKINKEYNITILLITHEMSVIRDICHKVAVMEKGKIIERGSVFDVFSSPQTETGRRFVNTVMQTELPNYVRELIDDSSSSQFIYRINFISQLAVKPYLSQISKLYNLDVNVLFGNITELQGVPFGNLIVQFDGEAEELKKALLYLTENNVQYSEVNTYAG, from the coding sequence ATGATTGAGTTTATCGGTGTAGATAAAACGTATCAGGGCAGCGATGCAGAAATTCATGCCCTTGATAATATTAACTTCAAAGTCGATACCGGCGAAATATACGGTGTCGTCGGATACAGCGGAGCAGGTAAAAGCACATTAATACGCTGCGTCAATCAGCTGGAACGCGTCTCCGCAGGACAGGTCATCGTCGATGACAAAGATTTAACTGCGCTGACACCGGCTGAACTGCGTATCACAAAGAAGCGTATCGGAATGATATTCCAGCACTTTAATTTATTAAATTCAAAAACGATTTATACGAATGTCGCAATGCCGCTTATTTTAAATAAAACGCCGAAGAGCGAAATTAAGGAGCGCGTCACGGAGCTGCTTGAGTTCGTCGGTCTGTCGGATAAAGCATCCCAATATCCCGATCAGCTGTCAGGCGGTCAGAAACAACGTGTCGGCATTGCCCGGGCACTTGCGACGAATCCGTCGATTCTTTTGTGCGATGAAGCCACGTCAGCACTCGATCCTGATACAACAGAGTCGATTCTGAAACTTCTAAAGAAGATAAATAAAGAGTACAACATAACAATTCTGCTGATTACTCATGAAATGTCTGTCATCCGCGATATCTGTCATAAAGTAGCTGTAATGGAGAAAGGAAAAATAATTGAACGCGGTTCAGTCTTCGATGTGTTCTCCAGTCCGCAGACAGAAACGGGCAGACGATTCGTCAACACCGTTATGCAGACAGAACTGCCGAATTACGTCCGGGAACTGATTGATGACAGCAGCAGCAGCCAGTTTATTTACAGAATTAACTTTATCAGTCAGCTCGCTGTAAAACCGTATCTGTCTCAAATCAGCAAGCTTTATAATCTCGACGTCAATGTCCTTTTCGGCAATATAACAGAACTGCAGGGTGTGCCTTTCGGCAATTTAATCGTTCAGTTTGACGGTGAGGCTGAGGAACTCAAAAAAGCACTGCTTTATTTAACGGAAAACAATGTTCAGTACAGTGAGGTGAATACATATGCTGGTTAG
- a CDS encoding methionine ABC transporter permease: MLVSWSTIFEAFLETVQMVSISFIFSVLLGLPLGIMLYVTRPGQILENKAVFTILNGIINIFRSLPFIILLVAIIPVTKFIVGTSIGTEAAIVPMVFFAGPYISRLVESSLLEVDDGVLEAADAMGATPMQTIIKFVLPEAFGSLIVNFTISIIGLVGASAMAGTVGGGGIGDLAITYGYQRFDTITMLITVVILIIMVQGLQSAGNKFARVVRRK, encoded by the coding sequence ATGCTGGTTAGCTGGAGTACGATATTCGAAGCATTTTTGGAAACTGTCCAGATGGTCAGTATTTCATTTATTTTTTCAGTCCTGCTCGGACTGCCGCTCGGGATTATGTTATATGTCACACGTCCCGGTCAGATTTTAGAAAACAAAGCAGTTTTCACAATATTAAACGGCATCATTAACATATTCCGATCGCTGCCTTTCATCATCCTGCTCGTAGCGATTATACCGGTCACTAAGTTCATCGTCGGTACTTCAATCGGTACAGAGGCGGCAATTGTCCCAATGGTATTCTTCGCCGGTCCGTATATTTCCAGACTGGTTGAGAGTTCACTCCTTGAAGTGGATGACGGCGTGCTGGAAGCTGCAGATGCAATGGGTGCAACACCGATGCAGACGATTATCAAATTCGTGCTGCCTGAAGCATTCGGGTCACTCATCGTAAACTTCACGATATCCATCATCGGACTCGTCGGTGCTTCTGCAATGGCCGGCACAGTCGGCGGCGGCGGAATTGGTGATTTAGCGATTACTTACGGTTATCAGAGATTCGATACGATTACAATGCTGATCACAGTCGTGATATTAATCATCATGGTTCAGGGTCTGCAGTCAGCAGGTAACAAGTTCGCAAGAGTTGTAAGAAGAAAATAA
- a CDS encoding MetQ/NlpA family ABC transporter substrate-binding protein, with the protein MKKVVLFTSLLLISIILSACGDGGKEEVKIGISGTDTVVWDYVAEKAAKENIEIEIVSFNDYVQPNTALADGEIDLNSFQTVAYFDEFIEERNLDLVPIATTNLAPMGIYSDSLTDVNDIPDGGTIALPNDVSNQGRALMLLEDAGLITLVEDYDGLGSIENAVVENPNDYKFEEVAPAQIPRALGDVDLGIINNGIAKDAGLHPIHDSIYREDDTATDYVNIIASNAEDADNETYNRIAELYQEADTAEFIEEEYDGALIPTVLELSEIGW; encoded by the coding sequence ATGAAAAAAGTTGTATTATTTACGAGTTTACTGTTAATCAGCATTATACTTTCAGCGTGCGGTGACGGCGGAAAAGAAGAAGTTAAGATCGGTATCAGCGGTACCGACACAGTCGTATGGGATTACGTGGCGGAAAAAGCTGCGAAAGAGAATATAGAGATTGAAATCGTTTCTTTTAATGATTACGTTCAGCCGAATACAGCACTTGCTGACGGTGAAATAGATTTAAACTCATTCCAGACTGTAGCGTATTTCGATGAATTTATCGAAGAGAGAAACCTGGATTTAGTTCCAATCGCTACGACTAACCTGGCACCGATGGGCATTTATTCCGATTCACTGACAGATGTAAATGACATTCCGGACGGCGGTACAATCGCTCTGCCTAACGATGTATCAAACCAAGGCCGAGCATTAATGCTGCTTGAAGATGCCGGACTGATTACACTCGTTGAAGACTATGACGGTCTCGGTTCAATCGAAAATGCAGTAGTTGAAAATCCAAATGATTATAAATTTGAAGAAGTTGCACCTGCACAGATTCCGCGTGCCCTTGGTGATGTGGATCTCGGTATTATTAATAACGGCATAGCAAAAGATGCCGGACTTCATCCGATCCACGATTCAATTTACCGCGAAGATGATACAGCAACGGATTACGTAAACATCATCGCTTCAAACGCTGAAGATGCAGATAATGAAACATACAACAGAATTGCCGAACTGTATCAGGAAGCTGATACTGCTGAATTTATCGAAGAAGAGTACGACGGTGCTTTAATTCCGACAGTACTTGAACTGAGCGAAATCGGCTGGTAA
- a CDS encoding trans-sulfuration enzyme family protein: MRFETKAIHAGRQVDPVTGAVTTPLHLSTTYERAADGSYTDGFMYSRGDNPNRRSLEECLTALEEGHDCVAFSSGMAAISSVIEALPADMPQRIILPDDMYFGVLTLLNETDIGRRFEIVTANMSDPDELKAVVSEKAPGLFWIETPSNPQIKIIDIAAVAEIAKKAGAVTVVDNTTATPVLQNPLQLGADFSLHSVTKYIGGHSDLLLGAVVAKKDSRMLQNVRTWQHAKGAVPSSFDCWLALRGVQTLSARMSVHCQSARTIADFLNAHEKVETVFYPGLTGHPGHDIAASQMSDFGGLLSFKVKGNAEDALKIANTVKIFTQATSLGGTHSYIEHRASVEKELTKAPDTLLRLSIGLENADDLIEDLEQALAEI; encoded by the coding sequence ATGCGTTTTGAAACGAAAGCAATTCATGCCGGCAGACAGGTCGATCCCGTGACAGGTGCGGTAACAACACCGCTTCACCTGTCTACAACATACGAGAGAGCTGCTGACGGTTCTTATACTGACGGCTTTATGTACAGCAGGGGAGATAACCCCAATCGCCGTTCACTGGAAGAATGTCTCACAGCACTTGAGGAAGGTCATGACTGTGTCGCTTTTTCATCCGGCATGGCTGCAATTTCGTCAGTCATTGAAGCACTGCCGGCGGATATGCCGCAGCGTATTATTTTACCGGACGATATGTATTTCGGCGTTTTAACTCTACTGAATGAAACAGATATCGGCAGACGCTTTGAAATCGTCACTGCAAATATGAGCGACCCCGATGAGCTGAAAGCTGTTGTGAGTGAAAAGGCACCCGGTTTGTTTTGGATTGAAACACCATCCAACCCACAAATTAAAATCATCGATATTGCAGCAGTGGCTGAAATTGCAAAAAAAGCAGGCGCCGTTACTGTCGTGGACAACACTACAGCTACACCGGTTCTTCAGAATCCGCTTCAGCTGGGAGCAGATTTCTCGCTGCATTCGGTAACTAAATATATCGGCGGGCACAGTGATCTGCTGCTCGGGGCAGTCGTTGCGAAAAAGGACAGCCGGATGCTTCAGAACGTACGTACATGGCAGCACGCCAAAGGCGCTGTGCCATCATCATTCGATTGCTGGCTTGCACTTCGCGGCGTTCAGACTTTATCTGCCAGAATGTCAGTTCACTGCCAGAGTGCCCGTACGATTGCAGACTTTCTGAATGCACATGAGAAAGTTGAAACTGTATTCTACCCCGGCTTAACCGGTCACCCCGGTCATGACATCGCAGCATCACAAATGAGCGACTTCGGCGGACTGCTGTCGTTTAAAGTAAAAGGCAATGCAGAAGATGCGCTGAAAATTGCCAACACCGTAAAAATATTTACCCAGGCGACGAGTCTCGGTGGTACACACAGTTACATCGAACACCGTGCTTCTGTGGAAAAGGAACTGACGAAAGCACCGGATACACTGCTCCGATTATCCATCGGACTTGAAAATGCTGACGATCTTATAGAAGATCTGGAACAGGCATTAGCAGAAATTTAA